The Ovis canadensis isolate MfBH-ARS-UI-01 breed Bighorn chromosome 24, ARS-UI_OviCan_v2, whole genome shotgun sequence DNA window TCCCCCACCCCTTTCCCTGGGTCTGTCTTTGGCTGTCTCTTTGTTTCTCCAGGCTGGGGTGGCTGGAGCTGTCTGCCACCTCCGGAGGTCGGCGCGGGTGGCCGGACACAGCGACAATTAGGAAGAGTCTTCGGCCCTCCGCATCCAGCTCCAGCCCAGGAAACACACGGTTAATACCACAGAGTTCGGGCAATTGGACTTGGCTCAGAGTAGCCCTTTCCGCGGCACGCGGCTGCCCGCCGGCCACCGAGCTCCAGAGGACACGGGCGGCCCCCACAGGCGTGCAGCTCCTCCAGGGTCCTAGAGCGGCCCGGTGCCGCCCGGCGCTTCCGCTTCCCGTCCCCGCCCCCGGCGGCCGCCCCCGGGACGCCCGGGTCCGAGCCCCCTCCTCGTTTGGCGCCGAGCCCGATCCCCTAGCCACTGGTGGCACGGGCACCGGAGCCCCGCGGAGGAGCTCCGGGGGGCCCCGGACTGGCGGAAGCGGCGGCTGaagcggcagcggcagcggccggaggggaagggggaggctgCGCGCCGGAAGGAGCAGCAGGTGCAGGGGGGACCGGTGGCGCGGGCGAGGGTCACCGGAGCCGCGCCCCGTACCTCGGACACCCGAATGCTGTCCGGTGCCCGTGCCGGCCGGCAGAGGGCAGCGGCAGGGCCCCGCCGTCCGCACATGGCTGTGTGACCGTGAAATTGTGTCTGTCTCCTTGCTCAGGGCGGCGTGCCGGCGATGGAGCGCGCGGTGGAGCCCTGGGGTCCGGATCTCCGCGGCTCAGAGGAGAGAGAGCATCTGAGAGGCGCCCGCACAGGTGAGGGCCGAAGCGGTGCACCTCCATGGGCAGGTAATGGCCGGGTGGGGCCCCCGGTTCTGGGCTTTGCCTAGCCCAGACCCAGAAAAATAGGACGTGAACTGTGCtgccagggagggggagggaaccAGTGTTTCTGAGCACCAGCTAAGCGACACGCCTTGAGGGGCATCATTTCAAGGACTCTCTCCCCGTCCCCTGCAGTCATCATCATCCTCCCTGCTTCAGTCCTACTTCAGGCCTCGTTCTATCTCATCCTGGCAAATGCAGCGTCCTCCCCTCAGCCCTTTTCTCTCCAGTGTTGACCTCACTGTGCAGCCACATTGATCTGAGTCCTGGTCTAATCCTGTCTCTCTCCACAAAAATCTTCCCTAGCTCCCTTCTGCTACTAATTAAAAGCGTTAGTCTAGCGTTCAGTTCAGATCTTCCATGCTTCATCCAGTCCCAATATCCTTTTCCAGCTTTATCACACATTCCTTTCCATGGTTTACTTTTTTTCTGCGCTGTGAAAGCCTAGCCCTATCTCTCTAATGTCCTCTCTCTAGTGACAGCACAGTTCATTCTGAGCCTACAGTTATAATTATTTGTGTTTTATCTTATTTCTCCTACCAACGCTAAGTATCCTGAGGGACAGCTGTGTGTCTGGCTCCTCTCAAGTACATACAAGATGACTGAAGAAATAAACTGCAGATTGGGATAAAATCTAATTAGTAAATACCAGGCTTTCCACATAGAATATAAGGTAGGGCTTAACAGCAGGCTTGGGAATCAGACCCGAGTTAGAAACCTGGCTTTGTTACTTTAGAACCTTGAGTGAGTGACTTAAAATTCTCAGAGACTgcatgtctgtaaaatggggacagtcaATAGTATTACCTCATAGGATTGTTTGCAAGGATTCAGTAATGATTGGCACATATGAAAGGCATGGTAAAAGGAGGTTACTGTTACTGAGAGGCACAGACAATATAAGGGCTTCGGAAATTCAGAGGAGAGAGATCTTTGCGACCACAGATTGTCAAGGATGCCTTTCTGGGGAGACTGCTATTGAAGAtagtgtgttaatcgctcagtgtgtccaactgtgcaatcccatggacccaccaggctcctctgtctgtggaattctccaggccagaatactggagtgggtggccattcccttttccaggtggtcttcccaacccagggatcgaacctgttttTCCCATgtcacaggctgattctttaccatctgagtctcaGAGGGAAGGCTGAGCCAAAAGGCAGGATCTACCgctcctttttctttccccaggtCTAGGGAGTGAGCATGCGGAGATTTCTCAGCCAGATGAGTTTGAACATGCCCCACAGGAGGATGACTTGGAGTTCAAGGAAGAGGAAGATTTGGCCCCAGGTCATGAAGTAGGAAATGCCTCTCTCAAACCTAAAAGCATTCAGACCTGGGATGACCTGTGGGTCCAGAGGGAGGGGCCTGGAAAACCTCAGGCTCGGGACAGAGGCCCTCGCCTCCTAGGAGAACCACGCTGGGGCCAGGCTAGTGATCGGGCTGCTGTATGTGGCGAGTGTGGCAAGAGCTTTCGGCAGATGTCAGATCTGGTGAAACACCAGCGAACCCACACCGGGGAGAAGCCCTACAAGTGCGGGGTCTGTGGCAAGGGCTTTGGGGACAGCTCTGCCCGGATTAAACACCAACGAACTCATAGTGGCGAAAAGCCCTACAGAGCCCGGGCGCCAGCCCAGGGGCCCCCAAAGATTCCTCGGTCCAGGATCCCGGCTGGCGAGCGCCCCACTATCTGCGGTGAATGTGGCAAGAGCTTCCGGCAGAGTTCGGACCTGGTGAAACACCAGCGGACACACACGGGCGAGAAGCCGTACAAGTGTGGCATCTGTGGCAAGGGCTTTGGCGACAGTTCTGCCCGTATAAAGCACCAGCGGACACACCGAGGGGAGCAGGTCCCCCGGCCCGTGGTGCCCCGGCGGCAGCCATCTCGAGCCGCCACGGCAGCTGCACAGGGACCTAAGGCCCAGGACAAGCCATACATCTGCACTGATTGTGGCAAAAGATTTGTGCTCAGCTGCAGCCTCCTGAGCCACCAGCGCAGTCacctggggcctaagcccttcgGCTGCGATGTGTGTGGAAAGGAGTTTGCCCGGGGCTCAGATCTGGTGAAGCACCTGCGAGTGCACACAGGAGAGAAGCCCTACCTCTGCCCCGAGTGTGGCAAGGGCTTCGCTGACAGCTCTGCGCGAGTCAAGCACCTCCGCACCCACAGTGGCGAAAGGCCTCACGCCTGTCCCGAGTGTGACCGTACCTTCAGCCTCAGCTCCACCCTCCTCCGCCACCGCCTCACTCACATGGAGCCCCAGGACTTCAGCTTCCCAGGCTACCCTCTGGCCCCCCTgatccccagcccaccccctagctccagcccacccccacctcctctaGGCACCAGCCCCCCGCTGACACCTCGAAGCCCTTCAC harbors:
- the ZNF48 gene encoding zinc finger protein 48 isoform X2, which codes for MERAVEPWGPDLRGSEEREHLRGARTGLGSEHAEISQPDEFEHAPQEDDLEFKEEEDLAPGHEVGNASLKPKSIQTWDDLWVQREGPGKPQARDRGPRLLGEPRWGQASDRAAVCGECGKSFRQMSDLVKHQRTHTGEKPYKCGVCGKGFGDSSARIKHQRTHSGEKPYRARAPAQGPPKIPRSRIPAGERPTICGECGKSFRQSSDLVKHQRTHTGEKPYKCGICGKGFGDSSARIKHQRTHRGEQVPRPVVPRRQPSRAATAAAQGPKAQDKPYICTDCGKRFVLSCSLLSHQRSHLGPKPFGCDVCGKEFARGSDLVKHLRVHTGEKPYLCPECGKGFADSSARVKHLRTHSGERPHACPECDRTFSLSSTLLRHRLTHMEPQDFSFPGYPLAPLIPSPPPSSSPPPPPLGTSPPLTPRSPSHSGDGPFGLPGLEPEPGGPQAGEPPPPLEGDKPHKCPECGKGFRRSSDLVKHHRVHTGEKPYLCPECGKGFADSSARVKHLRTHRGERARPPPPSTLLRPHNPPGPAPTAPRSRVRAQPSGPSQPHVCGFCGKEFPRSSDLVKHRRTHTGEKPYKCAECGKGFGDSSARIKHQRGHLILRPFGTGDGLARPLKQEPPMGLE
- the ZNF48 gene encoding zinc finger protein 48 isoform X1, yielding MERAVEPWGPDLRGSEEREHLRGARTGEGRSGAPPWAGLGSEHAEISQPDEFEHAPQEDDLEFKEEEDLAPGHEVGNASLKPKSIQTWDDLWVQREGPGKPQARDRGPRLLGEPRWGQASDRAAVCGECGKSFRQMSDLVKHQRTHTGEKPYKCGVCGKGFGDSSARIKHQRTHSGEKPYRARAPAQGPPKIPRSRIPAGERPTICGECGKSFRQSSDLVKHQRTHTGEKPYKCGICGKGFGDSSARIKHQRTHRGEQVPRPVVPRRQPSRAATAAAQGPKAQDKPYICTDCGKRFVLSCSLLSHQRSHLGPKPFGCDVCGKEFARGSDLVKHLRVHTGEKPYLCPECGKGFADSSARVKHLRTHSGERPHACPECDRTFSLSSTLLRHRLTHMEPQDFSFPGYPLAPLIPSPPPSSSPPPPPLGTSPPLTPRSPSHSGDGPFGLPGLEPEPGGPQAGEPPPPLEGDKPHKCPECGKGFRRSSDLVKHHRVHTGEKPYLCPECGKGFADSSARVKHLRTHRGERARPPPPSTLLRPHNPPGPAPTAPRSRVRAQPSGPSQPHVCGFCGKEFPRSSDLVKHRRTHTGEKPYKCAECGKGFGDSSARIKHQRGHLILRPFGTGDGLARPLKQEPPMGLE